A portion of the Streptomyces sp. NBC_00376 genome contains these proteins:
- a CDS encoding Gfo/Idh/MocA family protein: MTTLPATPLRIGLVGTGPWARNTQAPALAAHPGVVLSGVWGRRPEAAQELAAAHGTEAYTGETGIDELFAASDAVAFALPPDVQAPLAARAAATGRHLLLDKPVATTVAGAREVVRAAEQTGVASVVFCTLRFAADTSAWIAEQAALDGWFTARAEWIGALFAPGSTSEYAASQWRRDKGGLWDVGPHALSVLIPVLGDVTGMTAARGPADTTHLVLRHTSGASSTVTLALGAPLGAVATEIELRGEQGTAGMPHGGDAIGSFRSAVDALIQSVRTGDPHPCDVRFGLRLTELLAEAEKQLA, from the coding sequence ATGACGACACTTCCCGCGACCCCTCTGCGCATTGGCCTCGTCGGCACCGGCCCCTGGGCCCGGAACACCCAGGCCCCCGCCCTCGCCGCCCACCCCGGCGTCGTACTGAGCGGTGTGTGGGGCCGCCGCCCCGAGGCCGCGCAGGAGCTGGCCGCCGCGCACGGCACCGAGGCGTACACCGGCGAGACGGGCATCGACGAGCTCTTCGCCGCCAGTGACGCCGTCGCGTTCGCCCTGCCGCCGGACGTCCAGGCCCCGCTCGCCGCCCGCGCCGCGGCCACCGGCCGTCATCTGCTGCTGGACAAACCGGTCGCGACCACCGTCGCGGGAGCCCGCGAGGTCGTCCGGGCGGCCGAGCAGACCGGGGTCGCCTCCGTCGTCTTCTGCACCCTGCGGTTCGCGGCCGACACCTCCGCCTGGATCGCCGAGCAGGCCGCCCTGGACGGCTGGTTCACCGCCCGTGCCGAGTGGATCGGCGCGCTGTTCGCCCCCGGCTCGACCAGCGAGTACGCCGCCTCGCAGTGGCGCCGTGACAAGGGCGGCCTGTGGGACGTCGGCCCGCACGCCCTGTCGGTCCTGATCCCGGTGCTGGGCGATGTGACCGGGATGACGGCGGCCCGCGGCCCGGCCGACACCACCCACCTCGTCCTCCGCCACACCTCCGGCGCCTCCAGCACGGTGACGCTCGCACTGGGAGCACCCCTGGGCGCGGTCGCCACGGAGATCGAGCTCAGGGGCGAACAGGGGACGGCGGGCATGCCGCACGGGGGCGACGCGATCGGCTCGTTCCGGTCGGCGGTCGACGCGCTGATCCAATCGGTGCGTACGGGCGATCCGCACCCGTGCGACGTACGGTTCGGGCTGCGCCTGACGGAGCTGCTGGCGGAGGCGGAGAAGCAACTGGCGTAG